A genomic stretch from Lathyrus oleraceus cultivar Zhongwan6 chromosome 2, CAAS_Psat_ZW6_1.0, whole genome shotgun sequence includes:
- the LOC127123040 gene encoding uncharacterized protein LOC127123040: MGPNVKNNPLPPHGNPEVNAIEDASVGVTVEKVEDVKTPLVAFHARLVEAGLVNIDHDNCEECATHPKGCQVVRDNIQDLMDKGVLQVSSVAKNEDVLVIEPCFNLPELVEIPYYSGGVVPVNSELSPIEICMPAPFPYESTKAVPWKYEITAVDKVVEGSSGAEVTKAVSEDVTNIAGISRMTRSGRVYAPEFNVTPQGPNKESTVIAPTKEPEVVQSEDAVEFLKLIKRSDYKVVDQLHQTPSKISILSLLLNSQAHREALLKVLAQAHVTQSITVDQFDGVVANITACNTLSFSGEELPEDGQNHNRALHISVKCKDDALARVLVDTGSSLNVMPKRTLAKLSYQGPAMKPSALVVKAFDGAVTSTLHQKMKFVVDNQLIIISGEEDFVVSHLSSFRYIEADEDALETSFQALEIANATFVEMKDPVGKACSSFTSLKSAKSSIEGGNPEGWGQLIDIREKHDRFGLGYVPSAAKGARVPTKDNTRSIQEVFLSTGFIHGDQVNAIEDSTENEDEPCLVYRCETALNNWKAVEIPEIFPLS; encoded by the exons ATGGGACCGAATGTGAAGAACAATCCCCTTCCTCCCCATGGAAATCCTGAAGTCAACGCCATTGAAGACGCTTCTGTTGGTGTTACGGTTGAGAAGGTGGAGGATGTAAAGACTCCTTTGGTGGCATTCCATGCCCGATTGGTGGAAGCTGGCCTGGTTAATATTGATCATGACAACTGTGAAGAGTGTGCCACACACCCAAAGGGATGTCAGGTGGTACGAGACAACATTCAAGATCTGATGGATAAAGGAGTGCTTCAAGTCTCTAGTGTTGCAAAGAACGAAGACGTGTTGGTAATTGAACCTTGTTTCAATTTACCTGAACTGGTCGAGATCCCATATTATAGTGGTGGAGTGGTTCCAGTGAATAGTGAGTTGTCGCCTATCGAGATATGTATGCCCGCGCCTTTTCCATATGAGAGCACCAAGGCCGTGCCTTGGAAATATGAGATTACTGCTGTGGATAAGGTTGTGGAAGGAAGTTCAGGCGCTGAGGTGACAAAAGCTGTAAGTGAAGACGTCACCAATATTGCAGGGATAAGCagaatgacccgtagtggtcgagtcTATGCGCCCGAATTCAATGTGACTCCTCAAGGGCCAAACAAGGAATCAACAGTTATAGCTCCCACTAAAGAACCCGAAGTGGTTCAATCCGAAGATGCTGTTGAATTCTTGAAGTTGATCAAGAGAAGTGACTACAAGGTTGTGGATCAGCTGCATCAAACGCCATCTAAAATCTCTATTCTATCTCTGTTATTGAACTCCCAAGCCCATAGGGAAGCTTTGTTGAAGGTGCTTGCACAAGCTCATGTAACACAAAGCATAACGGTAGACCAGTTTGATGGGGTAGTTGCAAATATCACAGCCTGCAATACTTTGAGCTTCAGTGGAGAGGAGTTACCTGAGGATGGACAAAATCACAATCGTGCTCTCCATATCTCGGTAaaatgcaaagatgatgctttggcaagagtgttggttgataccggatCTTCTCTAAATGTTATGCCGAAGAGAACACTCGCCAAATTATCCTATCAAGGACCAGCTATGAAGCCCAGTGCcttggtagtgaaagcttttgatg ggGCAGTTACCTCCACTTTACACCAAAAGATGAAGTTTGTGGTGGACAATCAACTAATCATCATTTCTGGGGAGGAGGACTTTGTGGTTAGTCACCTTTCATCCTTCAGGtatattgaggctgatgaggacgctttggaaacttctttccagGCTCTTGAAATAGCCAATGCCACTTTTGTAGAGATGAAGGACCCTGTTGGGAAAGCTTGTTCATCTTTCACTTCTCTGAAGAGCGCAAAGTCTAGTATTGaaggaggaaaccctgaaggtTGGGGTCAACTTATTGATATTCGTGAGAAGCATGATCGCTTTGGTCTGGGATATGTGCCTTCCGCTGCGAAAGGAGCCCGAGTCCCTACAAAGGACAACACCCGAAGCATCCAGGAAGTATTCCTCAGCACAGGATTCATCCATGGAGATCAGGTCAATGCAATTGAAGATAGCACCGAAAATGAAGAtgagccatgtttggtttaccgATGTGAGACAGCTTTGAACAACTGGAAGGCGGTTGAGATCCCCGAAATTTTTCCTTTGTCATAG
- the LOC127123041 gene encoding uncharacterized protein LOC127123041: MGYIQYGRHGLRNTFGFTNASNVFRNSMRQPLECAGTTLPSCSRIHGKVLYSTSSDARIVQDLLAQVERDRLREKNDRKRAGLDTADVDAESEEDYMGISSIIEKLEKGKLKETTELNRFEEQTDSDSDDEDVDAYQKKFEDFEKKFSRHEEMIQSFTDADTLDDAFKWMHKIDKFEEKHFKLRSEYRVIGELMNRLKVVTDQKDRFILQQKLNRALRLVQWEEAYDLDNPANYGLIQHEQVGPNVDTLQQSGFEKENKPAQGEEDAAAADSDDEEEFDDMKEKDNIILAKLDVIDKKLEEKLAELEYTFGRKGKAEAGTARLFRMSNSVGDGNKLHFTPDDVSDTLPVPADSNVHNSFPSIHVLESKDSGKFAAALTDPVSIFASKRTVNSLLLSELLEQLKGWMDSTSGARSIPVLQLFL, from the coding sequence ATGGGTTATATTCAGTATGGTAGACACGGTCTTAGGAATACATTTGGGTTTACAAATGCAAGCAATGTGTTCAGAAACTCCATGAGACAACCTTTGGAGTGTGCAGGCACTACATTACCCTCATGTTCTCGTATTCACGGAAAGGTTCTCTATTCCACTTCTTCTGATGCCAGAATAGTGCAGGACCTTCTTGCTCAAGTAGAGAGGGATAGGCTGAGAGAGAAAAATGATAGAAAAAGGGCTGGTTTAGACACTGCCGATGTTGATGCTGAGTCGGAGGAGGATTACATGGGTATATCCTCCATCATTGAAAAGCTTGAAAAGGGGAAGCTCAAGGAAACCACTGAGCTGAACCGATTCGAAGAACAAACTGATTCTGATagtgatgatgaagatgttgatgCTTATCAGAAGAAGTTTGAAGATTTTGAAAAGAAGTTCAGTAGGCATGAAGAAATGATTCAGAGTTTCACCGATGCTGATACGCTTGATGATGCTTTTAAATGGATGCACAAAATTGATAAGTTTGAGGAAAAACATTTTAAGCTTCGTTCTGAATATAGGGTTATTGGGGAACTCATGAATCGCCTCAAAGTTGTAACTGATCAAAAGGATAGGTTCATTCTGCAGCAGAAGCTTAACAGGGCTTTGAGATTGGTGCAATGGGAGGAAGCTTATGATCTAGATAACCCTGCCAATTACGGTCTCATTCAACATGAACAGGTGGGGCCTAACGTGGATACCTTGCAACAATCTGGATTTGAAAAGGAGAATAAACCTGCACAAGGAGAGGAAGATGCTGCAGCTGCTGACAGCGACGATGAAGAAGAATTTGATGACATGAAAGAAAAAGACAATATAATACTGGCCAAACTTGATGTTATTGACAAGAAGCTCGAGGAGAAGCTAGCCGAACTTGAGTATACGTTTGGAAGGAAGGGCAAAGCTGAAGCAGGTACCGCAAGGCTGTTCCGGATGAGCAACTCAGTAGGAGATGGCAATAAACTTCACTTCACACCTGACGACGTTAGTGACACACTGCCTGTACCGGCTGATAGCAACGTGCATAATTCTTTTCCCTCGATTCATGTCTTGGAGTCCAAAGATTCTGGAAAGTTTGCTGCTGCATTGACTGATCCAGTCTCAATCTTTGCTTCAAAACGGACAGTTAATTCCTTATTACTTTCTGAGCTTCTTGAGCAATTGAAAGGATGGATGGATTCAACCTCTGGAGCCCGATCAATTCCTGTTTTGCAGCTTTTTCTATAG